In Spiroplasma chinense, the DNA window TTGACTCTTTGTTGGGATCGTATTTTTCTTTGTAAAGGATTTTTCCTTTATCAATTAAAATTAATTTATTTATGTTTTTTTCTAACTCTTCAATGATATGGCTTGTAACCATAATAGTTATTCCATTTTCATTCAATAGTTTTAAAATATTCATAAATTCGATTTTAGATTTAACATCTAAATTTGCTGTTGGCTCGTCTAAAATAATCATTTTTGGTTTAATAACCAAAATTGAAATTAGAAGAGCTTTCTTTTTCATTCCTGCTGAAAGTTCTTTAAATTTTTTATCAACATGTTTTTCAAAATTAAAGAACTCACATAACTCTTTTATTTTCTTTTCATAATTTTGTAAGAAACTTAATTCACAAATATATTTAATATACTCATTAACTGTAAAGTTAAGTGGTATATTATTTGAATCTGGAAAAAAAGCCAGATTTTTTAGATTTTGATTTTCAAAGACACTTTCTCCATAATACAAAACTTCTCCTTGATTAATTTTTAATTCATTAAAAATTAATCTGATGGTTGTGGTTTTTCCAGCTCCATTGTCACCAACAAAGCCCACAAACTCACCTTCCTTAATTTCAAAGTTTATATCATGTAAAATTTTTTTATTTCTTATATCTTTGTATAACTTTTTAATCTCTAATATATTTTTCATTATAAGTACCTTGCCAAGTCATTTCTATATACATTGTAAATGGGTTTGTATAAAAAGTATGCTACTAAGAAATTTGAACATCCGTGAATTACATCAAAAATTAATCCTTTAATTCAGTATGCGTAAAAAACACTTCAGTCAAAAAAAATTAAATTGACTGTGGCGTCAAGTGTTCCAAACATAAAACCAAACAAAGTATTAATTAAAACAAAGGTAAATCAATTTAGTGTTTTAGTTTTTCGTAGAATAAAAATCATTGTAATTAGGGTTGGTCATAAAATTAAGTAAGTAATATACCAAGTACCAAAACCTCACATTAATACATCTAATGTACAAAATACAATAGTAATTAGAAGTGCTTTTCAATAATTAAAAATTATGACAGAAAAAGATAATAGTAGAGTTGTAACTTCAACATTAGGAATGAAAGCTATCATAGTTTTTGTTGCAAAAACCATTGAGGCATACATTGCAACTAAAGCTATTGAATATGCATGAGAAAAATTCTTACTCTTCATCTATACTAGTCCCGTAAACCTCATATTTAAAAACAAACGAATTTGTCATTCCTAAATACATTGTCCCTGCACCTTCTCCACAAAAATGACCTACTGCGTTTTTGCATGCGGAGTGCGTTTCAGAATAAATGAATCATGCTCTAGCACCCGGACCATCTTCTTGCTCTAATCCTTTTATTGCAATTATCATCGTAAACTTAAATTTCACTTCTTCATCTTTCTTTAAGACTTCGTATAAGTTAAGACCAGCTACATCATTCACTTCTTTGTCTAGAATCAAATTATTTTCTGAATCATAGGCTTGATAATGCAAAGTACTTCCTACTGCACTTTCTCTTATTTGTCCTTTAAGTGAATAAAATTTATACACAAACAAGGAAAATAAAATAGCTAAAATAACATTTGAAACTATTAAAATATTAGTTATTATTTTTAGCTTTTTCATATTTCCTCCTAATAAATTATGTTTGACTTTAGGTATGATCCTCAAGTTTCTAATCTATAATCTTCTACATTTGGTCAATAGAAATATGATTTAAACAATACTGAGTGAACTCCAAAATCATATTTTTTTTCAAATCATATTTTTTCTCCATCATTACTTAAAGTTGGTTTACCACCAGTATTTCAACTTGACATTGCACTGGCAACATCAAGTTCTAAAAAATTGTAATTTAGACTTAATTTTTCATCAATGATACCTGCAGTTCTTAATCTTGAAGAAATAAAATCAGTATTTAGTTTCTTAACTGTTTCTGTTGAGATTCATTGATCTTCATCTCAATCACAACCGTTTTTATCTTCATCAAGAAGTTCTAAACAACTTCAATTGTTAGGATCTTTTTTAGCTCCATTAAAATCCAAAGTGATAAATACACTTTGATTAATTGGTGCACCAGTACCATATGTCCAGTCAGTTATGTATCCAGCTTCAACAACTTTATCAATAATTGATTTGAAGTTATTTGCATCCAAATCTTTTATTGGATCAAAATTTCAATCTGTTATTCCACCTTTTACTGTAAAAGTTTTATCACTACCTTTGAAATTTATATTAACTTTAAATTTCAAATAACTATAATCCGCTTCTGAACCAGGACCATTGTAGAGAGATTCTAAATCTCCTACCAATGTAAATTCTGTAAAATCAAAATCATTGATATTAAAGTTTGAATCACTATCTAAAAAACCATATACTCTTAAATTTGAATTAAATATGTCAAATATTTCTTCTTTAACATCGCTTAATTCTACAGTTTTGTTGGCCACTTTTTCTTTATTAGCTTTAACTGTATAGTTTGTTAGCATATAACTTTTTATATAAGAACCAACACTTGGTGTAAAAGTGGTTCATTTTAAATAAGCATTCTCATAAGTTTCTTTAGCGTTACTTACAGAGTTGTAACTAGTTAGTATCAAACCATCAGTTGTATTAATGGTTTTTGACGTTTCATTATTTGGTGTTCCACAAGAAATAACTTGTGTTACGATTCCACTTGTCATTGAAAGAGAGACTAAAATACTAAGCATTTTTTTCATATTTTTTTCTCCTGTTATCTTATTTGTAGAAATAAAAAGCACGATCTAAATCGTGGCTAATTAATATTTATTTCCTTATGAATAAATATTATCCTCCATAGCCAGTGAAAGATTAATAATTATCTAGTAAAATAGGTATCCTGACTTAGTTTCTTCTCTCTTGTCACCTTCTCAAACTTAAATTTAGTTCAATGGTATCAAGACAAGAGATCCGCTTTACAGTTGCTGGTACAGTTTTGGCTTTTCACCAAATTCCCTTACATTCTACTTGCTTTTTAGTTCTATATTTATTTTAGCAAAGTAATGTGAAATAAATTTTTTTAATACAAAAAAAGGAACAAGTGTTCCTTAGAATAGTTTATTAATTATTATTATTTTTCTTTTTCTTAATTGAAAGTGATAATAGGACGATGTTTTCGATTAAGAATACCGCAGTTAATACGATAGAAAAGACTAATAAGAATATTCATATACCCGAAATACCTTGAGACCCTTCAAATGTAATTGGAGGCTTTGGTGTTGCTGGATTACTTATATTTCTAATTCTTTGCATAAGTTTTAGTTTAAAAGCAACTTCCTCATTTGGTAACTTCAGTTTTACAACAAATTCTATTTCTGAATTACTCTTGAAAGATTTATCTCAAAATTCCTTTAGCCATTCTAAACTTCAATTAGAAGTTTCAACATCTGTATATCCTTTTAAAACAAATAATTGCACTTCATCTTTATACTCTTCTAATTCACTTCTCTCCAACAAAACTGTAATGGTCCTATCAATTGCTTCTTGATAATTTAAGAAGTATTTTTCATAAGGTAATACTAAATTTTGATCATTTTCATCGTATTCAAGTACATCTCCTGTTGCAAAACCATTAGTTATGTATTTTAGGTTTTCATCCCCACCCGGCGTAACGAAATTGACCTCAACCTTTAATTCCTCTTTATTAAATTTCTTTTTATATCATAATTTTAAAGGCTCTCTTTTTAATATTTTTTCTAAAATACCTTTAGTGTTAAAAACACTGCCACCGTTTTCATTATAAAAATCATAAGTTGGTTCTATAAACTTTAATTCGACTCCATTAATGTTTGAATATAACAGTTCGATTTGTCTAGAAATCTCCTCTGCAATTGGTTCATAAAATTCCTTTAACATATCAAAGAAATTACCATTTATTGAACTGCTAACACCAAGATATACAGTTATTTCATCAAGTGAACCAAACCCTTTTGCCTCCAACTCGGTATAATCAACTTCCTGCTCAAAATGATCTTTATTTCACATTTTATACCCTTCATTGATACTTGAAATTTCGTTCTTAATAAATTCTTGTGCGTTTACTGAGTTTCAATTACCTTCATTTTCTTTTCCTGCTCACCAAAACATAGCTTTGGATAGGTAATGATAAAAAACTTGGTAAGGAAAATAATTTCGTTCTCTTTTATCAACATTAGAAGAGTTATAGATTATATAAGAATTTTCCTTCAATGGTACTGAGTCAGATGGTGTCACAAAGGTTGTTATGCTTGAAAAGTTTTTTTCACTATCATAAGTTTTTAAGACCCCAAAATCATTATTTATTTCTGATAAATCTCTTGATAATAATAGATGAACAGGATTTAATTTATAAAATTCCTGACCTGTTACAATATAAAATAAATTCATTATTTGCATTACAATTTTTTCATGTTCTTTTAATTCTTCATCGCTATATGCAATATCATTATTTCAATTAGTAACTTTGGATTTTCAATAATTATTTAAGGAATGCAAATTTCTTTTTAACATTAACCCACTGTAATTAGTTCCAGAAACCTTAGTTTTTTCTTCAAACAGTTTGTCCATTTTATCAAATTCTTTATAAACACCTTTATCATAACTGTTAAATATCAAATCGTTTTCAAAATAAGGTGTATGCATTAGTAAGCTTTGAATGTTTTGAATTTCAAACTCTTTGCTAATTAATTCTAATTTATCAAGTAATGTTGAATAGTGTCCTTTTGTAGCGCTAACTCCACTTTTCATAGTTAACAATTCAACTATATCAAGATCTTCCTCTGTTTTTAAAGTTCAAAACCTTTCTTTCTTTTGACGAGTATATAAATTTTTATAAAACTTATCAGCTTTGGTTTCTGCAAAAAAGAAATCTTTTTCATTAATAATTGATGTATATTCAAAAATTTCTTCTTTCCCTTTGCCATCACTAATCAAATTTAAAATTTCTGGGAGTTTCTTCCATAGAAAATCGTCAACTATTTTTGTATAAACTGTTATTTGATTTCCTAGTATTTGATTAATATAACTTGAAAACAATTCTGCAAAAAAATCATTATAACTTTCTAAATAATTTCTCTCTTTGTTCAAAGTAAATGAAAATAATCATTTAAAATTTTCTTCAAGATATTTAGAATATGAGTAATATCTATTCATATCAACTTTAGTATAACCTACAAAAGCTTTACGAACTTCTTCAGAAGAATCGTTCAAAAACTTTTGTGGTAATTCTATATGATTAATTAAGTAATTGCCTCATGCATCCATAATTAATTCGTTTGTTTCATTCTCAAACCAATCTTCTATTTTTTCACTTTCTTGAATTTTGTTGTTTGAAATATTTTGTGTGTCTCTAAAAAATGACCCTGTGTTAACTATATTTTGTAAAAACAGGAACGGCGTGGTCAAAAATATTAGTATTATTTTTATATTTTTTAACATATTTACTTAACGAAAGTAAGCATGCTTACTTTCATAAGATAACTTTGACCAAAACCTCTTACCGCCAATAGACGTTTTATTATTAGTTTATTTATTAAATGTAAATTTACCATATTTAATTCCCTCCATTTTTAACGAGTGATATTTGATAAATTAATAACCATAGCTTGATACAAATAAATTTTATTAAATAAAAACAAAAAAACAAGAGCAATTATTTGCACAAATCTTGTAAAACCAATATTTAAGGCAAAAAAATCTACTTTGTAAGTAGATTTTTTTTAAAACTATAAGTGCTCTAAAAATGATAATGCACCTTTATATTCAATACTGTTTCTTGCAAACAAGTTTGCATCATTTACTATGTCATCTTTGTGTTCAATTCAACTTGAGAAATTATCTAATTGAGAAATTTTATAGACAATGTATGCAATAAAAGAATCTCCCGCTCCTGTTGTATCAACAGGGTTTTGTGATTTTTGTATTTCATAGTGTTTTGTTACACCTTGATAACCAAATAAGCTACCATTGCTTCCTAAAGTTATTATAAAAGCTGCTTGTGGGTATAGTTTCATGATTTTTTCTAACCCTAATTTGTTGTCAGAGATTTCTGAAACAATTTGTAGCTCTTCTTCACTTAATTTAACTAAGTGTGCAGCTTTTAAAAATGGTTCTACCTCTTTTTTGAAGGTTTCTTTATCTTCTTTTCATAAAAGGTTTCTTCAATTTGGATCAAATGAAATAAACATTTTTTCCTCAACAGCTCTTTTTAAAATTTCTTTATAGTTTTTTTTAACTTCATCACTCAATAGTGAAGTTGCACTTCCCAGGTGAACAATGTCATAATTTCCAAATTCATCTTCAATAGGTTTAAAAGATAGTTTTTGGTCTGCATCTAACTTAAATTCAAAGTTTCTTTCTCCTTCATCATATATAGAAACATATGCCAGAGAAGTGTTTCTGTCTTCTAATACTTGTACATTTTTTAAATCTACTTTATATTTCGAAAGCATTTCTTCTATTTTCTTTCCATTAGAATCATTACCAATTGCTCCTACAAAAGAAACATCTCCACCTAAATATCCTACAGAACATGCCACATTAAGTGGAGCTCCTCCAACATTTTCTTCAATTATTTTTCCATCTTGCTTAATAACATCTATTAAAGCTTCACCTATACTTAATATTTTTTTCATATCAATTTTATTTTTTCAATATTAAAGGATTAATATCTGAAATTTCTATATTTATTGATTTATCAAAAATAATTTTATTGAAGTCTTTAATAAAGAATCTTGATGTAAAAATGGTTTTATAATTGTCGGCAAAGATTTCTATAGCAGATCTGTCAATGTACATTTCTACTACTTGTTCTTTTTCTTTTCTTAATGCATATCTTGGTGACTCAAATTCAAAGTCAACTTCTTCACTTTGTTTTGATCTATCTAAAATGATTTCTTTTTCTGTGAATTCAATAACAACTTCTTCATCTTTATCATTTTTTAAAGTTATTTTTAAATTATCATCTAAGTTAAATTTTAAATGTAGAGCTTGTTTGTTTTCAATTGAATCTGTAGTTATTTGTTTTGTATCAACTAAAACATTCTTTTCAAAATCCTTAAAGGGTTTTTGAACTAATGTATTACCAGATCAACTCAACTCACGAGGTATTGTTAACATTGAATGTCATGAATAATCATCAGTTGGATATTGAACTCCAATTGTTCCAAATCAACCTATCATAACCAACTTGTCTTTTACTCAATAAGTTTGTGGAGCATAAAAGTCATGTCCATAATCCATAGTTATCATTTCAAATAATTCATTTAGTTTTCCGTTTTCTAGATCTAAATCTTTAATTGCAGTATAAACAACATTTCTAGAATTATTTAATTCATACTTGTTGTCATCTTTGTTTCATCCTTCTGCAGACATCATAAATAACATTTTATCTCCAAGTAAATCTAAATTTGGACATTCTCACATATAACCATAATCTATTCCTAAACTTGGTTTTAAAGTTTTAAAATATTCAAACTCTTCTGGGTTTATCATTTTATAAAATGCAACACCTCCAAGTTTATCTTTTTGGTTTTGAACTCCAAAGATCATATACTTTTGACCTTTATATTCAAAAATTTTAGGGTCTCTTGTATTTGGAGTAAATTCATTTAAGTCTCCATTAATAACAACTTTTTTATTTAAAACTTTTCCGTCGATTAAATCAGCTGCAATTTGTACCTCTTCAATCATATGTCCGTTTTCTTCTATATTTCCTGTGTAATAAATTTTTACTTTATCACCAAAGTCATAAGCACTTCCAGAAAATGCACCAGATCTTTCTTCGTGAATATCTGGAACAATAGAGACTCCTTTGTCTTCATAAGTTACAAAATCTTTTGTTGTAACATAAAGTCAGTGTTTGAAACCATGATATGGTTGAATTGGACTTCATTGATAATGAATGTGATGAACTCCGTCTTTAAATAAAAGTCCGTTTGGATCATTTAACAATCCGTTTGGGGGCGCTAAATGATATAAGGGTCTATAGTATTTATCTGATTCAACTAACTTATTTGCATTATCAATATCTTCTTTTGTATGTTCATTATGTTTAAGTCATAATATTTCTTCTCTAAATTTCATTTTTAATCCTTTCTAATCTAAACTCTTTTACTCAGAGATAATAATTACATCTTTTTTTGAACCAAATTTAATAAAAGACTTTTTATTAAATTTGGTTTCATCTGCTAGAGCAAAGCAAAATTTAGATTTCTCAATAATTCTTTGTTTAATTTGACAATCATCAACACTTGTTGTGTAACAATTGTATTCGTTATCAACCGATGATACTTCTAAAAAAGAAACATCAAAGTTGTATTTTTCAATAAAATCAACTGCTCCAAAACCAACAAGTGATTGGTTTGTTGCATTATAGTTTCCACCAATTAAAACAATATCTTTAAAACCTTTTTCAAATAACTTTAAAAAGATTGGTATAGAGTTTGTAACAATATTTAAATGTTGACCAATCTCCAAGAGATCTGCAAGAAAATCAATAGTTGTTCCACCATCTAAGAATACAGATTCACCATCTTTAATACAATAAAAAGCTTTCATTGCAATTTCTTTCTTTTTATCAATATTTGTAAATGTTTTTTCATAATATGGTGTTTCTCTAACTAAAGGTTGCGCTACAATTTGGTACATTCCTAAATCCTTTACAACTTTCCCACTTCTTTCGAAATTAGTAAGTATTCTTCTAATAGTAGATTCTGGAATATCTAGTTTTTGCTGTAATTCTTTAAATGTTGGGTTTTTTAATTGTCTTATAGTTTCTAAAATAACTAATTGATTGTTTGCTTTCTTCATCTTCCTGGATCTCCTAAAACTGGATTTTGTTATCTATTCAAGATGCTTGTTCTAGAAAACCAATAGCTCCTACAGAGCTTAAGCTTTGTTTTACTTCCACAAGTGCATCTTTTGTAAATTCCACAATTTTATCGATTGATACTTTTTTTTCTTTAAAAAATTTATTTGATATAGACGACAATAATATATCCCCAGCACCTGCTGAATCTATAATTCTTTCTTCTATTTCGTTTTTAAAATAGAAGTTTTGATCATTGTAATATATTTCAATATCTTTATTTGATTTTGTATTTATAAGTACACTATTTTTTTTAATAAATTTTTTTATATCTTTGTCAATTCCAAGTAAACTGGCTTGTTCTTGTAGGATTTGAAGGTCTGAGTCTTTTAATTTAATTAAGTCTGCATTTTTTATAAAGTCCAATGATCTTTGAAAGAAACTTGATTTTCCCCCTCATGCATCATCTCTGTAATTAGGGTCAAAAACTATTTTTTTATTTTCTTTTATTGCAGACTTTAAAAGCGGTGAATATATTTTGGTATATAGATTATCATCTGACAGATAGAAAGCGCTTACAAAGTTAATCAAATCATATTCATCAACTTTGATATTGTGTTTATATGCAGAATCATTATCATCTTTGTATATAAATTTAAACTCAACACTTTTATCTTTATTTTTCTTTACAATCGCTTTTGTTGTAAAGTTTTTATTTACTTTGTTAATTACTTTTACCTTTAAACTTGCTAAAAATTTGTTAATTTCATTACCATGAAAATCCGATCCAAAATCTGTAATTAATGTAGATTCGTTATCTTTATCAAGTGCATATACAACCGCACAGTTTAAAGGTGCTCCACCAATTACGTGAACTATTTTTTCATCATTGAAATTAACAAATATATCTACTAAAGACTCTCCTATACTTAAACTCTTCATATCCTATCCTCCTTAAAATTATACTATACTTTTAAAACTAAATAGCTGTTTCGAAAAAACTCAACCTTAAGAAAGATAATTCTTAATACTTATTGGTATAGCCACAGACAAATACTATCTGTCTATTTATTTGGATTTTCTATTTTTATTAATTGATAGTATGCAAAGTCTATAATGGCATTTTTGTTAGTTTCAATGCTTAACTCTTCTTTAGACTCTCCGTCAACATATTTTAATAATGTAAAGGCACTTTCATCAGGAAATCTAAATTCAATAACTGTAGTATCCACATAGATTTCAAATTTTGAATTTTTATCTAAATCTGGTGCACTATAGGTTCATTTTTTGTTAAATTCTTCTTCTCCTTGTACCATTTCGAAGTCCAGTTTTCTTTCAACACTTATTTCATTTTTGCCAAAATCAATCTGAACATCAACATAATACATATCATCTGCAAGTTTTATTTTAACAATTTCATCATTGCTGATGTTAGATAACAATAAATCTAATTTATATGTTTTACCTTCAAAATTATTATCTGTTAAAAAGTTTTTAGTGTTTTGGGTTTTTCCTTTTTCTGGGGCCAAAACTTTTGCAACTTTTTCAAGCTTTGAATCATAATCATCATTGTTATCTCAAAAGTTCACAAACTCGTTTTTTAACTCGTATCTACCATCAACTGTTTTGATTAATTTAATTTCTCTTGCCAACGACATATTTCCATATCTACCATCATTTGGAACTGCAAAATTATATGATCAGTTGCTTACTCAACCAGTTGTTAAAAGAGAATCCATATCAGTGTTTTCTTGTTTTAAAGTCATCAGTTTTGCAGCATAATAATCTGGACCAAAGTCTAATCTTTTTGTTTCCTGACCTGGTTCTTCTATGAAAACAAAGTTTTCATCCAAAGTACCTACAACATAATAAGTTCCAATAGAAAGTCCGTCAGCATCTTTTCCGTGAATA includes these proteins:
- a CDS encoding ABC transporter ATP-binding protein, yielding MKNILEIKKLYKDIRNKKILHDINFEIKEGEFVGFVGDNGAGKTTTIRLIFNELKINQGEVLYYGESVFENQNLKNLAFFPDSNNIPLNFTVNEYIKYICELSFLQNYEKKIKELCEFFNFEKHVDKKFKELSAGMKKKALLISILVIKPKMIILDEPTANLDVKSKIEFMNILKLLNENGITIMVTSHIIEELEKNINKLILIDKGKILYKEKYDPNKESIQQIYSKLVPNEKLDIEKLKNIVEIENER
- a CDS encoding carbohydrate kinase family protein, yielding MKKILSIGEALIDVIKQDGKIIEENVGGAPLNVACSVGYLGGDVSFVGAIGNDSNGKKIEEMLSKYKVDLKNVQVLEDRNTSLAYVSIYDEGERNFEFKLDADQKLSFKPIEDEFGNYDIVHLGSATSLLSDEVKKNYKEILKRAVEEKMFISFDPNWRNLLWKEDKETFKKEVEPFLKAAHLVKLSEEELQIVSEISDNKLGLEKIMKLYPQAAFIITLGSNGSLFGYQGVTKHYEIQKSQNPVDTTGAGDSFIAYIVYKISQLDNFSSWIEHKDDIVNDANLFARNSIEYKGALSFLEHL
- a CDS encoding DeoR/GlpR family DNA-binding transcription regulator, producing MKKANNQLVILETIRQLKNPTFKELQQKLDIPESTIRRILTNFERSGKVVKDLGMYQIVAQPLVRETPYYEKTFTNIDKKKEIAMKAFYCIKDGESVFLDGGTTIDFLADLLEIGQHLNIVTNSIPIFLKLFEKGFKDIVLIGGNYNATNQSLVGFGAVDFIEKYNFDVSFLEVSSVDNEYNCYTTSVDDCQIKQRIIEKSKFCFALADETKFNKKSFIKFGSKKDVIIISE
- a CDS encoding glycoside hydrolase family 32 protein, producing the protein MKFREEILWLKHNEHTKEDIDNANKLVESDKYYRPLYHLAPPNGLLNDPNGLLFKDGVHHIHYQWSPIQPYHGFKHWLYVTTKDFVTYEDKGVSIVPDIHEERSGAFSGSAYDFGDKVKIYYTGNIEENGHMIEEVQIAADLIDGKVLNKKVVINGDLNEFTPNTRDPKIFEYKGQKYMIFGVQNQKDKLGGVAFYKMINPEEFEYFKTLKPSLGIDYGYMWECPNLDLLGDKMLFMMSAEGWNKDDNKYELNNSRNVVYTAIKDLDLENGKLNELFEMITMDYGHDFYAPQTYWVKDKLVMIGWFGTIGVQYPTDDYSWHSMLTIPRELSWSGNTLVQKPFKDFEKNVLVDTKQITTDSIENKQALHLKFNLDDNLKITLKNDKDEEVVIEFTEKEIILDRSKQSEEVDFEFESPRYALRKEKEQVVEMYIDRSAIEIFADNYKTIFTSRFFIKDFNKIIFDKSINIEISDINPLILKK
- a CDS encoding glycoside hydrolase family 32 protein gives rise to the protein MKEKEEVLVTEELKKERKKDENYVVPKINHKLYSNLFHAQNPDQGMMNDIQGGFFRDGVWHIYFLQNADGDFDKYGFNHGVDDSVWYHITTKDWINWTYEGPGIPKNTPNFRDQATGTFYEDKQNIFGYDKNYIEGKDAKTIMAATTSFSKKGQNIMMWYTLDNGYTFTSVKPEPILWNPGASEHFRDPYFFIRKDKEGNNVFIMYLAEDDHFGVWVSNKPTSDYKKIGKYFAKHPMLECPNLFEMKVQGTNEKKWVLFYGGNGIHGKDADGLSIGTYYVVGTLDENFVFIEEPGQETKRLDFGPDYYAAKLMTLKQENTDMDSLLTTGWVSNWSYNFAVPNDGRYGNMSLAREIKLIKTVDGRYELKNEFVNFWDNNDDYDSKLEKVAKVLAPEKGKTQNTKNFLTDNNFEGKTYKLDLLLSNISNDEIVKIKLADDMYYVDVQIDFGKNEISVERKLDFEMVQGEEEFNKKWTYSAPDLDKNSKFEIYVDTTVIEFRFPDESAFTLLKYVDGESKEELSIETNKNAIIDFAYYQLIKIENPNK
- a CDS encoding PfkB family carbohydrate kinase; the encoded protein is MKSLSIGESLVDIFVNFNDEKIVHVIGGAPLNCAVVYALDKDNESTLITDFGSDFHGNEINKFLASLKVKVINKVNKNFTTKAIVKKNKDKSVEFKFIYKDDNDSAYKHNIKVDEYDLINFVSAFYLSDDNLYTKIYSPLLKSAIKENKKIVFDPNYRDDAWGGKSSFFQRSLDFIKNADLIKLKDSDLQILQEQASLLGIDKDIKKFIKKNSVLINTKSNKDIEIYYNDQNFYFKNEIEERIIDSAGAGDILLSSISNKFFKEKKVSIDKIVEFTKDALVEVKQSLSSVGAIGFLEQASWIDNKIQF